A stretch of Myxococcus hansupus DNA encodes these proteins:
- a CDS encoding response regulator transcription factor: MGERILLVEDDPQLGAQIVEHLRGAGLEPSWWREGRVLAPGELPEVSLVVLDLMLPGTYGLDMLKALRAFSDVPVLILSARNDTLDKVRALKLGADDYLTKPFWPEELIERVRARLRRPLLQKTGAAVDVGPLRIDFQTHEVWMHGQPVELTRVEFALLAALARRPREAVTRQWLLEHVLDPEREGTERTLDVHVSRLRRKLGARHGVETVWGVGYRLASGEGA; this comes from the coding sequence ATGGGCGAGCGCATCCTGCTCGTGGAGGATGACCCGCAGCTCGGCGCGCAGATTGTCGAGCACCTGCGCGGCGCGGGCCTGGAGCCCTCGTGGTGGCGGGAGGGCCGGGTGCTCGCTCCGGGCGAGCTGCCCGAGGTGAGCCTGGTGGTGCTGGATTTGATGCTTCCGGGGACCTACGGGCTCGACATGCTCAAGGCGCTGCGGGCGTTCTCGGACGTGCCCGTGCTCATCCTGAGTGCGCGCAATGACACCTTGGACAAGGTGCGGGCGTTGAAGCTGGGCGCGGATGACTATCTGACGAAGCCGTTCTGGCCGGAGGAACTCATCGAGCGCGTCCGGGCACGCCTGCGTCGGCCCTTGTTGCAGAAGACAGGGGCCGCCGTGGACGTGGGGCCGCTGCGGATTGATTTCCAGACGCATGAGGTCTGGATGCACGGGCAGCCGGTGGAGTTGACGCGGGTGGAGTTCGCGCTGCTGGCGGCGCTGGCCCGGCGGCCTCGGGAGGCCGTGACGCGGCAGTGGTTGTTGGAGCACGTGTTGGACCCGGAGCGGGAGGGCACGGAGCGGACGCTGGATGTGCATGTGTCCCGGCTGCGGCGGAAGCTGGGCGCGCGGCATGGCGTGGAGACCGTCTGGGGCGTGGGCTACCGGCTCGCCTCGGGGGAGGGCGCGTGA
- a CDS encoding FmdB family zinc ribbon protein, whose protein sequence is MPIYEYNCQSCGKMIDVLQKISDPAPATCSACGAEGSMQKVVSRSSFVLKGGGWYSDLYSSTKKDGSASSSSSSSSSSSSSSASAAPAPSAPAPAPAPAPAASSSDKK, encoded by the coding sequence ATGCCCATCTACGAGTACAACTGTCAGAGCTGTGGAAAGATGATCGACGTGCTGCAGAAGATCTCCGACCCCGCCCCTGCCACGTGCAGCGCGTGCGGCGCCGAGGGTTCGATGCAGAAGGTCGTCAGCCGCTCGAGCTTCGTCCTCAAGGGCGGAGGCTGGTACTCCGACCTGTACAGCTCCACGAAGAAGGACGGCAGCGCGTCGTCGAGCAGCAGCTCGTCGTCTTCGTCCTCTTCTTCCTCGGCGAGCGCGGCCCCCGCGCCCAGCGCGCCCGCTCCGGCGCCGGCCCCCGCGCCCGCCGCCTCCAGCAGCGACAAGAAATAG
- a CDS encoding FtsB family cell division protein: MTARRKFLVVAIGVAAALSLVSVVDANGFRRYLSLRQDVESVQARNRSLSAQNEALRNEIAALRKDPAALERAVREELGYVKPGELVFHLESP; this comes from the coding sequence ATGACGGCGAGGCGAAAGTTCCTGGTGGTGGCGATAGGGGTGGCTGCGGCCCTGAGCCTGGTGTCCGTCGTGGACGCCAACGGCTTCCGCCGCTACCTCTCCCTGCGCCAGGACGTGGAGTCGGTGCAGGCCCGGAACCGCTCCCTGTCCGCCCAGAATGAGGCCCTTCGCAACGAAATCGCCGCGCTGCGCAAGGACCCGGCCGCGCTGGAGCGCGCCGTGCGTGAGGAACTCGGCTACGTGAAGCCGGGCGAGCTTGTCTTCCACCTGGAGTCCCCATGA
- a CDS encoding serine/threonine-protein kinase, which yields MTRAPRERFGRYELQERVGHGGMAETWRARLRGAAGVTKPVLIKKVLPEYANDEAFVSMFISEARISATLSHGAIAQVFDFGKVDGQYFLAMELVDGQPLHRILKRALRSGFHCLPVPIAVFVAMEMCRGLHYAHTRSDERGEPLGIVHRDISPDNVLISYEGQVKIVDFGIAKARSLRSFNTEPGVVKGKYLFFSPEQARGEAVDARTDVWATGVVLFQMLCGRLPVEGQVHMVLRRLNSGQPLPSARELRPDIPAALDAILRKALSMDKQTRFESAHAFSDALAGFLYSSTPRFSPMSVAYLLRELYREDMEVLGLDARVPSDFQEEISLWREAPPIPAPTQHGVPALEPDFHSDEVDAEDEVESEPLPAALSVEAPRVTRVGLFAEGSRTSQWVTNVGLVVAVLLGVVAVTWVGSDLLAAAKEDTRPSGPPAAERIVDPAASAPVAAVPTTAPVAKAGAVPAKSLPPEADAADDEEVEASDAAPSRSASARPVSPVRGAKPASGMGANTRGQARLAQGSRLAGVDVTSPSHSGESRPVDKVLGSARTLQRNGKYAEARKAARECVRLAPREAECYLLLGAVEINLGRLPEGARNYHRFLELAPTDHPQASTVLRILQEYEAR from the coding sequence ATGACGCGTGCTCCGCGAGAGCGATTCGGCCGATATGAACTGCAGGAGCGGGTGGGCCATGGCGGCATGGCGGAGACCTGGCGCGCCCGGCTTCGTGGCGCCGCGGGTGTCACCAAGCCCGTGCTCATCAAGAAGGTGCTCCCGGAGTACGCCAACGACGAGGCCTTCGTCTCGATGTTCATCAGCGAGGCGCGCATCTCCGCCACGCTGTCGCACGGCGCCATCGCCCAGGTCTTCGACTTTGGAAAGGTGGACGGCCAGTACTTCCTGGCCATGGAGCTGGTGGATGGGCAGCCGCTCCACCGCATCCTGAAGCGGGCGCTTCGCTCCGGGTTTCACTGCCTGCCGGTGCCCATCGCCGTCTTCGTCGCCATGGAGATGTGCCGCGGTCTGCACTACGCCCATACGCGCAGTGACGAGCGCGGCGAGCCCCTGGGCATCGTCCACCGCGACATCTCTCCCGACAACGTCCTCATCAGCTACGAGGGCCAGGTCAAGATCGTCGACTTCGGCATCGCCAAGGCGCGCTCGCTGCGCAGCTTCAACACCGAGCCGGGCGTGGTGAAGGGGAAGTACCTCTTCTTCTCGCCGGAGCAGGCCCGCGGTGAGGCCGTGGACGCGCGCACGGACGTGTGGGCCACCGGCGTGGTGCTGTTCCAGATGCTGTGTGGTCGGCTGCCGGTGGAGGGGCAGGTGCACATGGTGCTGCGCCGGTTGAACAGCGGGCAGCCCCTGCCTTCCGCCAGGGAGCTTCGGCCGGACATTCCGGCGGCGCTGGACGCCATCCTTCGCAAGGCGCTGTCGATGGACAAGCAGACGCGCTTCGAGTCCGCCCACGCGTTCAGCGACGCGCTCGCCGGGTTTCTCTATTCGTCCACGCCGCGCTTCTCGCCCATGTCCGTGGCGTACCTGCTGCGCGAGCTGTACCGGGAGGACATGGAGGTGCTCGGGCTGGATGCGCGCGTGCCCTCGGACTTCCAGGAGGAGATCTCGCTCTGGCGCGAGGCGCCGCCCATTCCCGCGCCCACGCAGCACGGCGTGCCCGCGTTGGAGCCTGACTTCCACTCCGATGAGGTGGACGCCGAAGACGAAGTCGAATCCGAGCCGCTTCCCGCCGCCCTCTCGGTGGAGGCGCCACGGGTCACGCGCGTGGGCTTGTTCGCGGAGGGCAGTCGCACCTCGCAGTGGGTGACGAACGTCGGCCTGGTGGTCGCCGTGCTGCTGGGGGTGGTGGCGGTGACCTGGGTGGGGTCCGATTTGCTGGCCGCCGCGAAGGAGGACACCCGCCCGTCGGGCCCGCCCGCGGCCGAACGCATCGTCGATCCCGCCGCGTCCGCCCCCGTCGCCGCGGTGCCCACGACGGCGCCAGTCGCGAAGGCCGGTGCCGTGCCGGCGAAGAGCCTCCCGCCCGAGGCCGACGCGGCGGACGATGAAGAAGTGGAGGCGAGTGACGCGGCGCCCTCGCGCTCCGCCTCGGCGCGCCCGGTGTCCCCGGTTCGTGGCGCCAAGCCCGCCTCCGGGATGGGCGCGAACACCCGAGGCCAGGCGCGGCTGGCTCAGGGAAGCCGCCTCGCGGGCGTGGATGTGACGTCGCCGTCACATTCGGGGGAGTCCCGGCCCGTGGACAAGGTGCTCGGATCCGCGCGGACGCTGCAGCGCAACGGCAAATACGCGGAGGCGCGCAAGGCCGCGCGGGAGTGTGTCCGGCTCGCGCCCCGCGAGGCCGAGTGCTACCTGCTGCTGGGGGCCGTGGAGATCAACCTCGGGCGGCTGCCCGAGGGCGCGCGGAACTACCACCGCTTCCTGGAACTGGCCCCCACGGACCATCCCCAGGCCAGCACCGTCCTGCGCATCCTGCAGGAGTACGAGGCCCGGTAG
- a CDS encoding PHP-associated domain-containing protein, giving the protein MLIDLHAHSHLSKGCELDPRAVLERAALFGLDGVAFTETNTQDGCDELFDIGAKSKLKVFVGLELVTDRGQYLCFFPKPELAPEPVQMWGSNREKPWSAAECLPKVKALGAAIVAARPYDRDSQNPAMDFIRSLSVLSAVEGYNARVKQTSNDLAVEAATAMKLPCVGGSDARGSLDEVGRGATMFKRPVQTQAELVAELLKGDFWPVMAGDLPRLTRPGEAQAARKSGGRGGGGGGGKRRRR; this is encoded by the coding sequence ATGCTCATTGACCTGCACGCCCATTCACACCTGTCCAAGGGTTGCGAACTGGACCCTCGCGCCGTGCTGGAGCGGGCCGCGCTGTTCGGCCTGGACGGGGTGGCCTTCACCGAGACGAATACCCAGGACGGCTGCGACGAGCTCTTCGACATCGGAGCGAAGTCGAAGCTCAAGGTCTTCGTCGGGTTGGAGCTCGTCACCGACCGGGGGCAGTATCTGTGCTTCTTCCCGAAGCCGGAGCTGGCGCCGGAGCCGGTGCAGATGTGGGGCAGCAACCGGGAGAAGCCGTGGAGCGCGGCGGAGTGTCTGCCCAAGGTCAAGGCGTTGGGCGCCGCCATCGTCGCCGCACGGCCGTATGACCGGGACTCGCAGAACCCGGCCATGGACTTCATCCGCTCGCTGAGCGTGCTCAGCGCGGTGGAGGGCTACAACGCCCGGGTGAAGCAGACGTCCAACGACTTGGCCGTCGAGGCCGCCACGGCGATGAAGCTGCCGTGCGTGGGTGGCAGCGACGCGCGGGGCTCGCTCGACGAGGTGGGCCGCGGCGCCACGATGTTCAAGCGGCCGGTCCAGACGCAGGCCGAGTTGGTGGCGGAGCTGCTCAAGGGCGACTTCTGGCCGGTGATGGCGGGCGACCTGCCCCGGCTCACCCGCCCGGGCGAGGCCCAGGCGGCGCGCAAGTCCGGTGGCCGCGGCGGTGGCGGGGGTGGCGGCAAGCGCCGCCGCCGTTAG
- a CDS encoding alpha-amylase family glycosyl hydrolase: MTHFRIPRLLTLPALLTAAACGESDSIPVRTCDVTLTYAPQQSVAGPVRVSGEWTNFAAAAQAMNDRGDGVYTLRLEGLEPRDYGYRFVVGNKHELDPENPYSRWVRSEEYSRLTVPDCRQPVLELKRFAVTPTGTLDVDVAYLDGTDRSGPAGEGVVLSLDGVARPDAYDATTGRFVLHLEGLAQGKHHVKVVARDSTGREAAPLYLPFWVEPERFRWDSGLMYFAFTDRFHNARPENDGPVADVDPIANYLGGDFAGITQKIEEGYFDSMGIRTLWISPVDQNPEGRFIGTGGRYYTGYHGYWPTKPRETQHRFGSIEELRALTSAAHKHGIRVIADLVLNHVHQEHPYWTNHGQDGWFNTSASCVCGTQDCDWEAQRLICKFTDYLPDFNWRSSDFVDQYAADTLWWLEQADFDGFRMDAVKHMEQVAGRTIRGKLKEITAMTGTEFYLVGETFVGADGRSQIARYISPRELDGQFDFPLYWPVREAFADGQGLQRVDDAVRANEMYYAPGTLNSPFLGNHDVARFMSQAAGQLQGDGSDPFGPNRPASVVTDASAFEKAKFGFTFVLTQPGVPLVYYGDEVGLPGAGDPDNRRFMRFGDALSGLEKDLLEVVQALGQARLSHAALQSGARRTLRVENDLYVFQRDLPDGRGAIVAINRGAVERSLVLELMGSLAASTDVYQDIFTGQTLQLSGTETVLSVPARGVAVYVPSLQ, translated from the coding sequence ATGACGCACTTCCGCATCCCTCGACTGCTGACGCTCCCGGCGCTGCTGACGGCCGCTGCCTGTGGAGAGTCTGACTCCATCCCTGTTCGGACCTGCGACGTGACGTTGACCTACGCACCGCAGCAGTCCGTCGCGGGGCCCGTTCGGGTCTCTGGCGAGTGGACCAACTTCGCCGCCGCGGCGCAGGCCATGAACGACCGCGGTGATGGCGTCTACACCCTGCGCCTGGAGGGCCTGGAGCCTCGGGATTACGGCTACCGGTTCGTCGTGGGCAACAAGCATGAGTTGGATCCGGAGAACCCGTACTCGCGCTGGGTTCGCTCCGAGGAGTATTCGCGGCTCACCGTTCCGGACTGCCGCCAGCCGGTGTTGGAGCTGAAGCGCTTCGCGGTGACGCCCACGGGCACGTTGGACGTCGACGTCGCGTACCTCGACGGGACGGATCGCTCGGGCCCGGCGGGGGAGGGCGTGGTGCTGTCACTGGACGGCGTGGCCCGCCCGGACGCGTACGACGCGACCACGGGCCGCTTCGTGCTGCACCTGGAAGGACTGGCGCAGGGCAAGCACCACGTGAAGGTGGTGGCGCGCGACAGCACGGGCCGCGAGGCCGCGCCGCTGTACCTGCCGTTCTGGGTGGAGCCGGAGCGCTTCCGCTGGGACTCGGGGCTGATGTACTTCGCCTTCACCGACCGCTTCCACAACGCCAGGCCGGAGAACGACGGGCCCGTGGCGGACGTGGACCCCATCGCGAACTACCTGGGCGGCGACTTCGCGGGCATCACCCAGAAAATCGAAGAGGGCTATTTCGATTCGATGGGCATCCGCACGCTGTGGATCTCCCCGGTGGATCAGAACCCCGAGGGCCGGTTCATCGGCACGGGCGGCCGGTACTACACGGGCTACCACGGCTACTGGCCGACGAAGCCCCGCGAGACGCAGCACCGCTTCGGCTCGATCGAGGAGCTGCGCGCGCTCACGTCCGCCGCGCACAAGCACGGCATCCGCGTCATCGCCGACCTGGTGCTCAACCACGTCCACCAGGAGCACCCCTACTGGACGAACCACGGGCAGGACGGCTGGTTCAACACCTCGGCGAGCTGCGTGTGTGGCACCCAGGATTGTGACTGGGAAGCGCAGCGCCTCATCTGCAAGTTCACGGACTACCTGCCGGACTTCAACTGGCGCTCGTCGGACTTCGTGGACCAGTACGCCGCGGACACGCTCTGGTGGCTGGAGCAGGCGGACTTCGACGGCTTCCGCATGGACGCCGTGAAGCACATGGAGCAGGTGGCGGGGCGCACCATCCGCGGGAAGCTGAAGGAAATCACCGCGATGACGGGCACCGAGTTCTACCTGGTGGGCGAGACGTTCGTCGGCGCGGATGGGAGGTCGCAGATCGCCCGCTACATCAGCCCTCGCGAGCTGGATGGCCAGTTCGACTTCCCGCTCTACTGGCCGGTGCGCGAGGCCTTCGCGGATGGCCAGGGCCTCCAGCGCGTGGACGACGCCGTGCGCGCCAACGAGATGTACTACGCACCCGGCACGCTGAACTCGCCCTTCCTGGGCAACCACGACGTGGCGCGCTTCATGTCGCAGGCCGCGGGCCAGCTCCAGGGTGACGGGAGCGACCCGTTCGGCCCCAACCGTCCCGCGTCCGTGGTGACGGACGCGTCCGCCTTCGAGAAGGCCAAGTTCGGGTTCACCTTCGTGCTGACCCAGCCGGGCGTGCCGCTGGTGTACTACGGCGACGAAGTGGGCCTGCCGGGCGCGGGAGATCCGGACAACCGCCGGTTCATGCGCTTCGGCGACGCGCTGTCGGGGCTGGAGAAGGACCTGCTGGAGGTGGTGCAGGCGCTGGGGCAGGCGCGCCTGTCGCACGCGGCGCTGCAGTCCGGCGCGCGGCGGACGCTGCGCGTGGAGAACGACCTCTACGTGTTCCAGCGGGACTTGCCGGACGGACGAGGGGCCATCGTGGCCATCAACCGCGGCGCGGTGGAGCGCTCGCTGGTGCTGGAGCTGATGGGCAGCCTCGCGGCGAGCACGGACGTCTACCAGGACATCTTCACCGGCCAGACGTTGCAGCTCTCCGGGACCGAGACGGTGCTCTCCGTTCCGGCGCGGGGTGTCGCGGTCTACGTGCCCAGCCTGCAGTAG
- a CDS encoding TlpA family protein disulfide reductase — MSRVLRRAALVALVVLAGCRGTRPVDAGHAFLSALNLPSVGPTPHDLRALDGKVVLVSFFATWCFPCLAEMPTLEALQKDYGARGFQVVAVGMDLEGAKVLAPFADHYALRYPVLIADTEMIEGRSAFGVIQGLPTTVMLDRRGRAVAGWHGVESHADMAKAVEKLLAQTP; from the coding sequence ATGTCCCGCGTGTTGCGCCGCGCCGCCCTGGTGGCGCTGGTCGTCCTGGCCGGTTGCCGTGGCACGCGCCCCGTGGACGCGGGCCATGCCTTCCTGAGCGCGCTGAACCTCCCCTCCGTGGGGCCCACGCCGCACGACCTCCGCGCGCTGGATGGGAAGGTGGTGCTCGTCTCGTTCTTCGCGACGTGGTGCTTCCCCTGTCTGGCGGAGATGCCCACGCTGGAGGCGCTCCAGAAGGACTACGGCGCCCGCGGCTTCCAGGTGGTGGCGGTGGGGATGGACCTGGAGGGCGCGAAGGTCCTGGCGCCCTTCGCGGACCACTATGCGCTGCGCTACCCGGTGCTCATCGCGGACACCGAGATGATTGAGGGGCGCAGCGCGTTCGGCGTCATCCAGGGGCTGCCCACCACCGTGATGTTGGATCGCCGGGGCCGCGCCGTGGCCGGCTGGCACGGGGTGGAGTCCCACGCCGACATGGCCAAGGCCGTGGAGAAGCTGCTCGCGCAGACGCCGTAA
- a CDS encoding sensor histidine kinase yields MKLRLRLALTVVAVSVPMVAGLGYVQHSLRQRNQAEVLEASTLARMQAGERERCEAQPETWRTRRGGPPRPEGLGAPDRPPRPEGPGGPPPEGGPGVVMHFAYDARLESRNPRAPVVSESVRRDALEGRTSVVRRTSENGESQLDVLVRMPWSEGPCAFVLARRLAPRGPPLGGMPPPEVLAIPFLAVLAMVVALGPMVRRVRQLTSEVRASASSRYVAPVQVRGNDEVTELARAFQEARAEIQHQLSQQEAREQALRDFLANTTHDVMTPLTVLQGHLSTLQQRLRRGDALDPAVVGDAMGEAHYIASLVHNLAAAARLEAGQPQAEFAAVDLNAVISRVLGRHQPIARQQRIALESGVPEAAVCVHGDVTLIEQAVSNIVFNGIHHGREDGHVAVVLEHSREKRFRLRVIDDGPGIPEAERARLMERRFRGNAARTRGLAGQGLGLHITQHVAQVHGWALTLAASEYGGLEVVLEGPSST; encoded by the coding sequence GTGAAGCTGCGTTTGCGGCTGGCGCTCACCGTGGTCGCCGTCTCCGTGCCCATGGTCGCGGGCCTGGGGTACGTGCAGCACTCGCTGCGCCAGCGCAACCAGGCCGAGGTGCTGGAGGCGTCCACGCTGGCGCGGATGCAGGCGGGTGAGCGCGAGCGTTGTGAGGCGCAGCCGGAGACATGGCGAACGCGGCGCGGAGGCCCGCCTCGGCCGGAGGGACTGGGGGCGCCGGACCGTCCGCCTCGACCGGAGGGACCCGGTGGTCCTCCTCCAGAAGGCGGTCCTGGTGTCGTCATGCACTTCGCCTATGACGCCCGGCTCGAATCGCGCAACCCGCGTGCTCCGGTGGTGTCGGAGTCGGTGCGGCGTGACGCACTGGAGGGACGAACCTCCGTGGTCCGGCGGACGTCGGAGAACGGGGAGTCTCAGCTCGACGTCTTGGTGCGCATGCCCTGGTCGGAGGGGCCGTGTGCCTTCGTCCTCGCGCGGCGGTTGGCGCCCCGCGGCCCGCCACTCGGAGGGATGCCTCCGCCCGAGGTGCTGGCCATTCCATTCCTCGCCGTGCTCGCGATGGTGGTCGCCCTGGGCCCCATGGTCCGGCGTGTCCGTCAGCTCACCTCGGAGGTGCGCGCTTCCGCGAGCAGCCGTTACGTGGCGCCCGTGCAGGTGCGTGGCAACGACGAGGTCACCGAGCTGGCGCGCGCGTTCCAGGAGGCCCGGGCCGAAATCCAGCACCAACTCTCCCAGCAGGAGGCCCGAGAGCAGGCGCTGCGGGACTTTCTCGCGAACACCACGCATGACGTGATGACGCCGCTCACGGTGCTTCAAGGTCATCTGTCGACGCTCCAGCAACGGCTTCGCCGAGGGGATGCCCTGGACCCCGCGGTCGTCGGGGACGCGATGGGCGAGGCGCACTACATCGCGTCGTTGGTCCACAACCTCGCGGCGGCCGCGCGGCTCGAAGCCGGGCAGCCTCAGGCCGAGTTCGCGGCGGTGGACCTCAACGCGGTGATTTCACGCGTCCTGGGGCGGCATCAGCCCATCGCCCGGCAGCAGCGAATCGCGCTGGAGAGCGGCGTGCCGGAGGCGGCCGTCTGCGTCCACGGCGACGTGACGCTCATCGAGCAGGCCGTGAGCAACATCGTCTTCAACGGCATCCACCACGGCCGCGAGGATGGCCACGTGGCGGTGGTGCTCGAGCACTCTCGCGAGAAGCGCTTCCGGCTGCGCGTCATCGACGATGGCCCGGGCATCCCCGAAGCGGAGCGCGCCCGGTTGATGGAGCGGCGCTTCCGTGGCAACGCCGCGCGCACACGAGGGCTCGCGGGGCAGGGACTGGGCCTGCACATCACCCAGCATGTCGCGCAGGTGCATGGCTGGGCACTGACGCTCGCGGCGTCCGAGTACGGAGGCCTGGAGGTCGTGCTGGAGGGCCCGTCGTCGACTTGA
- a CDS encoding sigma 54-interacting transcriptional regulator: MASLGDEDGYDELVRTDALPAIRVQRVRTRLVVVSGPDAGRDWPLMPGRYRVGSGRDVDILLADRAVSRLHLVLDVSEAGVRAVDPGSRNGSYCEGMRFQELEVRTGAVLKLGTTELKLMPESERPRARALSARSAFGSLVGNSLRMRELFTLLEKLSAGESDVLIQGETGTGKELCAEAIHTHSPRAKGPFVIVDLAGIAPALLESELFGHVKGAFTGAQSDRAGAFERAHGGTVFLDEVGELPLEVQPRLLRALERRQVKRVGANDYRTVDVRVVAATHQDLEGAVQAGRFRGDLFHRLAVLRVGLPPLRERPEDIPLLVDTVLTRMGRQPGALSDQTRALLAQYPWPGNVRELRNVVDRVVNLGDEALPDIPDAPVPADEPTTLPPPADDPESTRPISLDMPFKEAKDRIIEGFERDYLRALIDRCEGNVSRAAREAGIDRVYLRKLLRKHGLDTGPA; this comes from the coding sequence GTGGCGAGTCTGGGAGATGAGGACGGGTACGACGAACTGGTCCGCACCGATGCGTTGCCGGCCATTCGTGTCCAACGCGTGCGCACGCGGTTGGTGGTGGTGTCGGGGCCGGATGCGGGACGCGACTGGCCTCTGATGCCGGGGCGGTACCGCGTGGGTTCGGGCCGGGACGTGGACATCCTCCTGGCGGACCGCGCCGTGTCGCGGCTGCACCTGGTCCTCGACGTGAGCGAGGCGGGCGTGCGGGCGGTGGACCCGGGCTCTCGCAATGGCTCGTACTGCGAAGGCATGCGCTTCCAAGAGCTGGAGGTCCGCACCGGCGCGGTCCTCAAGCTGGGCACCACCGAGCTGAAGCTGATGCCGGAGAGCGAGCGCCCCCGGGCACGGGCCTTGTCGGCGCGCAGCGCCTTTGGCTCGCTGGTGGGCAACAGCCTCCGCATGCGGGAACTCTTCACCCTGCTGGAGAAGCTGTCCGCGGGTGAGTCGGATGTCCTCATCCAGGGCGAGACGGGCACGGGCAAGGAGCTGTGCGCGGAGGCCATCCACACGCACAGCCCACGCGCCAAGGGGCCCTTCGTCATCGTCGACCTGGCGGGCATCGCCCCCGCACTGCTGGAAAGCGAGCTGTTCGGCCACGTGAAGGGCGCCTTCACGGGGGCGCAATCCGACCGCGCGGGCGCCTTCGAGCGCGCCCATGGCGGTACCGTCTTCCTGGACGAGGTGGGGGAACTCCCGCTGGAGGTCCAGCCCCGCCTGCTGCGCGCGCTGGAGCGCCGGCAGGTGAAGCGCGTGGGCGCCAACGACTACCGGACGGTGGACGTGCGGGTGGTCGCGGCCACGCACCAGGACCTGGAGGGCGCGGTGCAGGCGGGCCGCTTCCGAGGGGACTTGTTCCACCGGCTCGCGGTGCTGCGCGTCGGCCTGCCGCCACTGCGCGAGCGGCCCGAGGACATCCCGCTGCTCGTGGACACCGTGCTGACGCGGATGGGGCGGCAGCCTGGCGCGCTGTCGGACCAGACGCGCGCGCTGCTCGCCCAGTACCCCTGGCCGGGCAACGTGCGCGAGCTGCGCAACGTGGTGGACCGCGTGGTGAACCTGGGCGACGAGGCCCTGCCGGACATCCCGGACGCGCCCGTCCCCGCCGACGAGCCCACCACCCTGCCCCCTCCCGCGGACGACCCGGAGAGCACCCGGCCCATCTCCCTGGACATGCCGTTCAAGGAGGCCAAGGACCGCATCATCGAGGGCTTCGAGCGCGACTACCTGCGCGCCCTCATCGACCGCTGCGAAGGCAACGTGTCCCGCGCCGCCCGCGAGGCCGGCATCGACCGCGTCTACCTCCGCAAGCTCCTGCGCAAGCACGGCCTGGACACCGGCCCCGCCTGA
- a CDS encoding pentapeptide repeat-containing protein produces MSAQRLQTDAAFEDETFSDLNLQEADLRGKEFYRCTFSNCTLQESHWGRARLEACVFTGCDLTRAKFADTSLRDVRFEGSKLMGIDWTDVGTFPEVRFEGSNLRYCTFAGLSLRKTVFLNCTALEMNFIDTDLSESDFSGSDISGSNFRGCTLTKTDFGAAVGVFIEPTRNRVKATRIPVDAAVNYVQTLGLVVAGHGDARPAAKTARKKGL; encoded by the coding sequence ATGTCCGCACAACGCCTCCAGACCGACGCCGCCTTCGAGGATGAGACCTTCTCCGACCTGAACCTCCAGGAGGCGGACCTCCGCGGGAAGGAGTTCTACCGGTGCACCTTCAGCAACTGCACCCTCCAGGAGAGCCACTGGGGACGGGCCCGGCTGGAGGCCTGCGTCTTCACCGGCTGCGACCTCACCCGCGCGAAGTTCGCGGACACGTCGCTGCGTGACGTGCGGTTCGAAGGCTCGAAGCTGATGGGCATCGACTGGACCGACGTGGGCACCTTCCCCGAGGTCCGTTTCGAGGGCTCGAACCTGCGCTACTGCACCTTCGCGGGGCTCAGCCTGCGCAAGACGGTGTTCCTGAACTGCACCGCGCTGGAGATGAACTTCATCGACACGGACCTCTCCGAGTCGGACTTCAGCGGCTCGGACATCAGTGGCAGCAACTTCCGGGGCTGCACGCTCACCAAGACGGACTTCGGCGCCGCCGTGGGCGTGTTCATCGAACCTACACGCAACCGCGTGAAGGCGACGCGAATCCCCGTGGACGCGGCGGTGAACTACGTCCAGACGCTCGGGCTGGTGGTCGCGGGGCATGGGGATGCGCGGCCCGCGGCGAAGACGGCGCGCAAGAAAGGCCTCTGA
- a CDS encoding Fur family transcriptional regulator, whose translation MSNSHSHHHHHDDDRDKDEVLARYMAQHGLKSTRQRSLIIDTFFAVGGHLSVEELWNKVREQDTKVSVATVYRTMKLLSECGLAHARNFGDGQTRYEAAAGRDHHDHLVCTGCGTIIEFENERIEALQDAVARRHGFKVTSHKMELYGLCRECQRGGPVASEA comes from the coding sequence ATGAGCAACAGCCACAGCCACCATCACCACCACGACGACGACCGCGACAAGGACGAGGTGCTCGCCCGCTACATGGCCCAGCATGGGCTCAAGAGCACCCGGCAGCGCAGCCTCATCATCGACACGTTCTTCGCGGTGGGGGGCCACCTGTCGGTGGAGGAGCTGTGGAACAAGGTGCGCGAGCAGGATACCAAGGTGTCCGTCGCCACCGTGTATCGCACCATGAAGCTGCTCAGTGAGTGTGGCCTGGCCCATGCCCGGAACTTCGGTGACGGGCAGACGCGCTACGAGGCGGCGGCGGGGCGCGATCACCACGACCACCTGGTCTGTACCGGCTGCGGCACCATCATCGAGTTCGAGAACGAACGCATCGAGGCGCTGCAGGACGCGGTGGCCCGCCGTCACGGCTTCAAGGTGACCTCCCATAAGATGGAGCTGTACGGGCTGTGCCGCGAGTGTCAGCGGGGCGGGCCGGTTGCCTCGGAGGCCTGA